One part of the Ornithodoros turicata isolate Travis chromosome 2, ASM3712646v1, whole genome shotgun sequence genome encodes these proteins:
- the LOC135384593 gene encoding very low-density lipoprotein receptor-like codes for CDGDADCPNGEYELKGCPIPDCDNEELYCKPLNRCLSKHYVCDLNADCPDRSDEADCESRPCDGFKCKNSKCINGNFQCDGDDDCRDGSDEENCPVPECDDPKLLCEPRNKCLREVDICNKANDCLDGSDEQNCEEYDCGESRFKCANNKCINKNYKCDGDDDCNDGSDEADCPLPECEDSRQLCAPRFRCLDAADVCDSREDCPDGSDERNCEEYDCGDGIFKCANHVCINRAFTCDGDDDCGDGSDEEGCPVPECTEEQFLCPPRKKCLARSDVCNLDVDCPDGSDEQDCENYECVGYKCNNNKCVRNEFVCDGHDDCGDNSDEENCTN; via the coding sequence tgcgacggcgacGCTGACTGTCCTAACGGCGAATATGAACTTAAGGGCTGTCCGATACCTGACTGCGACAACGAAGAATTATACTGCAAACCATTAAACAGATGTTTGTCCAAGCATTACGTCTGCGACTTGAACGCAGACTGTCCCGATAGGTCCGACGAAGCCGACTGCGAAAGTCGTCCTTGCGACGGCTTCAAGTGCAAGAACTCCAAGTGCATTAACGGCAACTTTCAGTGTGATGGTGATGACGACTGCAGAGACGGTTCTGATGAAGAGAACTGCCCTGTTCCAGAGTGTGATGACCCAAAGTTGCTCTGCGAACCCAGGAATAAGTGTCTTCGGGAAGTGGATATCTGCAATAAAGCCAACGACTGCCTGGATGGCTCAGATGAACAAAACTGCGAGGAATACGATTGCGGAGAGTCGAGATTCAAGTGCGCTAACAACAAGTGCATCAACAAAAACTACAAGTGTGATGGGGACGATGACTGTAATGACGGGTCTGACGAAGCGGACTGCCCTCTACCCGAGTGCGAAGATAGCCGTCAACTCTGTGCACCTAGGTTTAGGTGTCTTGACGCAGCGGATGTCTGCGACAGCAGAGAGGACTGTCCCGACGGGTCTGACGAGCGAAACTGCGAAGAGTACGACTGCGGCGACGGAATATTCAAATGTGCAAACCACGTCTGCATTAATCGTGCGTTCACATGCGACGGGGATGATGACTGCGGCGATGGCTCCGACGAGGAAGGCTGTCCTGTACCCGAATGTACCGAGGAACAATTCCTTTGCCCACCAAGAAAGAAATGTTTGGCAAGGTCCGACGTGTGTAACCTCGACGTAGATTGTCCAGATGGTTCCGACGAACAGGACTGCGAAAACTACGAATGTGTCGGCTACAAGTGCAATAACAACAAGTGCGTGAGGAACGAGTTTGTCTGTGACGGACATGACGACTGCGGGGACAACTCTGATGAAGAAAATTGCACAAATTAA